The DNA region AACTCTAACGacaaattttttcataactACCATAAGATAATATGTTATAATtagtacataataaaaataggaTTAAGAGTTTGAAAGTGATGTTAGTTTAGTTACAACCTATAATCTTATCAAGTAATATATACAGTGTCCCTAACATTTGCTGTTATAACTACATTTTCTGTATACAAAGCTTGTTGTGCAAGGAACACATGAAAGTATGGAGATTGCACCATATTTTGCTGGCCGAGGCCAAGAATTAGCACAAGAATTCAACTTCACACTACTCGATAACGTTTTTGAAGCCTTAAAATTTGGATATCGAGTTTCACTCGTGTGCAATTGACTTTGACCAGATATACACTGCACGAATGTGTGTAGACAAGTATATTAAAACcacctcttttttctcttttattctaGTATTTTATTCCCACTGGTTTTCTGAATTCTTGAAGCCCCAGTACTCTTTTCTTCGATTCTTGTGACAGGTTTCTAGCATTTATGgctattgaaagagagaaagattcaGCAGCATATGTGTGTTTATGCTTATAGTGAAATCAACTGTGGTTGCTTTCTCATTTTTCACTTTCAGTAGATAGCAGTTTGAGAGCACTTATATGAGCGCTATTGATGGAAGTTTTAAGCCCCAAAGATAGTTCAGTGGCTTCAAGTCCTTTCTCTTCACCTAACATAGGAGCCTTGCTCAAGATTAAGGTTATTTCATGGTAAGATTATTGGTTCATTGGTGTTGTTTGTGTTTCATAACATGCTTTGGTAAAGTTCTGATCGAATTACTGATATTGGGTGGATCTTTGTCTCAGGAGCCAAGAGACTGGCTTCCCTGTTTGTGTTCGTGTTCGAGTTGGTGATAGAATATTCAACCTGCACAAGGTATGACAAATCTTGAATCTAAAAAGTCAATCTAGGTTTGTGTCTATTATCTCATATACCAAAAGAAATCTCTTTAAAGGTGTCATTTAAAATGgcaaaattttgtttgtgaAAGTATAAAGCATTTCTTTACTGACTTTTGCTATGCCCCATATCTAACTGGAGACAGCAGGGCAGGGCTTCCTGCTTGTTTCAAAGattatatatatgcatgaaacatgaaaaCGACTGAAATTTGCAATGTAAAATCTTTTAGTAAGCTTACCTTGTAGTTTTCTTCTTTGCTGTGCTGCAGAACCCACTTTCTTTGAAGAGTGGATACTTCCAGAAAAGATTAAATGACTCAACCGATCTTGAGCTACCACAAGATTTCCCTGGAGGATCAGATACCTTTGAGATGATTGCGTTATTCATCTATGGTTCATCCACATTTATTGACCCTTTCAATGTAGCAGCACTGCGATGTGCATCAGAGTTTCTTGAGATGACAGAAGATTACTGCTCCGGTAATCTTTGTGAGCGGTTTGACCTCTATTTGAACCAAGTGGTTCTGCAAAGTTGGGATGACACCCTAATTGTACTCCAAAAGTGCCAAACATTGCTTCCCTGGTCTGAGGAGTTGCTACTCGTGAGCCGCTGCATTGAATCACTTGCCTTCATGGCTTGTATGGAGATTCTTGACCCAGAGAGGAGACGGGACCAACCCGTAGTCACATTGGAGGCATTGGCTAGCCAAGCTTGGAGCTGTGAAACAGTGAAGGAGATGGTGAGCCAGGACCTCTGGATCAAGGATCTGATTGCTTTACCATTTGTATTCTTCAAAAGAATAATAGGATCATTGAGAAGACAGGgtatgaaagaaaaatatgtcAGTCCCATCATTGTTTTCTACACAAACAAATGGGTACTCTCCAAGAAGACACACCAATTTTGGGAGAACTCCACTGAGAGAATTGGGGATGATGACACAAATAAGAAAGTTGCAGCAATCCTGCAAGGTTTAATTGatctgctgcccatgggggaGAAAGCTAGTAGAGTGATTCCTGTTGGGTTTTACTTTGCATTGCTTTCTAGATCCCTTGAAGTTGGTTTGACAAGTGATAAGTTGCAAGATCAGATTGCATCTATGTTGCACTTTGCTCAAGTGGAAGATTTTTTCCACCCAAAAATGGGAATGGAGTCAATTTCTTCTAGCATAGAGTTGGCGACAATGGAGAGCATAATTTCATCATATGTATCATCTAACTCAGACATGATTCATACTCCTTCAACAAGAAACTCAATCGTTGCAGAATTATGGGATGCATATCTCTCTCACATTGCTCCTGATCCAGACATGGGGCCTAAAAGATACATGGAACTCATTGAAAGAGTACCAATCTCTTGGAGACACAGCCACGATCAACTGTACAGAGCAATGGACACCTTCCTACAGGTAAGCTTTCATGAACTTCAGCATCCCTACAAGTTGGctgaatttgaaataaaacacATCAAAGGATGTTTGATGATTTTCACTTAGATGATGACCCTGGAGCCATATACCAATAGATTTCAATATTTAACCAAGCAATTGAAGccaaatttttaacttttaggtACCATTTAGATcacaattataaattttgtagaaCTCATCATTGCATACAGAGATACATAAGCTTGATTCTTAGTTTTTCAACTCAGCCAACCTAATCTCAATCTCACTTCTGATTCTGCACAACAAGTCTTTCTAGTCTGTTCTCATTTTCATCCAATCTAAGTTTCAACATTACTCTAAACTACTCTTACATATGTGGTATATTTCTACTCAGTCACACCCAGGCATATCACAAGAAGAGAAGGGGGCAGTTTGCAGATATCTCAACTGCCAAAAGCTATCACAAGAGGCATGCATTGAGGCTGTTCAAAATGAATTGATGCCACTGCGATTGATTGTCCAGGCACTTTTTGTTCAGCAACTTAATACACACCAAGCTTTCAAAGAATGCTCAGACTCATTTAGGCATGCACACTGCGGGGAGTTCTCTGGAAGCCTCTCAAGCTCTAGGTGTCCAAACTCCAAAAGCCAGAATCTAGGTGAGAGCCCATACATAGATGGAGCAGAGCCAGGCGGTAGACCCTTGAGCTTCTTGTTACAAAAAGACCTCACAATGCAGGGACCTGACTTCTCAAGACAGGAATATGAGTCCACAAGCTTCAGAattcaaactcttgaagaagaGCTCATGTCCATGAAGAGAACTCTTCAATGGCagaatatttcaaaaataacagAACCAATTTCAACCAAAGCACAGGGCACAAAACCATATGGTATGGAAAGTAGATCTCTAAGCAAAAAGAGGAACCCTCTAGGACAAGTGACAAGTTGCATTGGTTCTGTGAATTTTGCTTCACAAAGAAAGTATGCTAGTCGACTACTGAAGGTCCTTCGCCATATAACTTTCTTTGGAAGTAGGAAACCAAAGAGAAAGTCAGGTGCTGTTGGCTTATGGTCAAAGTcaatgtagcaaaataattatCAGCCCAATATgtatgaaaatcaaaaccagaCAATGAAC from Castanea sativa cultivar Marrone di Chiusa Pesio chromosome 6, ASM4071231v1 includes:
- the LOC142638677 gene encoding BTB/POZ domain-containing protein At5g48130, encoding MEVLSPKDSSVASSPFSSPNIGALLKIKVISWSQETGFPVCVRVRVGDRIFNLHKNPLSLKSGYFQKRLNDSTDLELPQDFPGGSDTFEMIALFIYGSSTFIDPFNVAALRCASEFLEMTEDYCSGNLCERFDLYLNQVVLQSWDDTLIVLQKCQTLLPWSEELLLVSRCIESLAFMACMEILDPERRRDQPVVTLEALASQAWSCETVKEMVSQDLWIKDLIALPFVFFKRIIGSLRRQGMKEKYVSPIIVFYTNKWVLSKKTHQFWENSTERIGDDDTNKKVAAILQGLIDLLPMGEKASRVIPVGFYFALLSRSLEVGLTSDKLQDQIASMLHFAQVEDFFHPKMGMESISSSIELATMESIISSYVSSNSDMIHTPSTRNSIVAELWDAYLSHIAPDPDMGPKRYMELIERVPISWRHSHDQLYRAMDTFLQSHPGISQEEKGAVCRYLNCQKLSQEACIEAVQNELMPLRLIVQALFVQQLNTHQAFKECSDSFRHAHCGEFSGSLSSSRCPNSKSQNLGESPYIDGAEPGGRPLSFLLQKDLTMQGPDFSRQEYESTSFRIQTLEEELMSMKRTLQWQNISKITEPISTKAQGTKPYGMESRSLSKKRNPLGQVTSCIGSVNFASQRKYASRLLKVLRHITFFGSRKPKRKSGAVGLWSKSM